From Candidatus Falkowbacteria bacterium, a single genomic window includes:
- a CDS encoding ferredoxin has product MPEQKINITIDGKKVSCLPGQTVLEAAAANGVEIPSLCEHPDFPHKANCRVCVVEIKGRRNLATSCSTPVAEGMEIQTASDRVIRSRNLNLEMIFAEHIEKCATCVWRLNCKLLAYSAKYKILLTTFKDRKGSRQTYKFENAVELDGTQCIDCRNCIDACSKLQKINYLQIKGKGSDQEICPTDDKNVACILCGQCAVHCPVSSAQEQYHYQEVQKIIKEGKKTVVIQFAPSIRVSIGEEFNLPYGAIVTEQLVEAMKLLGFRYVFDVNFAADVTTMVEAGELIERIKSNGTMPMLTSCCPAWVRYVEYYRPDLIPNLTTSRSPQIHLGGIIKTFWAEQAKIDPKNIVVVSVMPCTAKKYEAARAELKVDGNNPVDYVLTTRELAFMIKTANIDFAKLKGIKADEPLGEYTGAAALYGGSGGVMESALRTAQAVICGEDSPLCHDRLEFLDARGLDGIKEATVEMGQRKLKVAVINGIGHWKDFEPRLKEFDYIEVMSCPGGCIGGGGEPIPTTDAIRKARAAALLGIDRDMPVREAHKNQGVKRVLAWLEQRGKALEHGVLHTKYIKRR; this is encoded by the coding sequence ATGCCAGAACAGAAAATAAATATCACTATCGACGGCAAAAAAGTCAGCTGTCTGCCTGGTCAGACAGTGTTGGAGGCAGCTGCAGCCAACGGCGTCGAGATCCCTAGCCTGTGCGAGCATCCCGACTTCCCGCACAAGGCCAACTGCCGCGTCTGCGTTGTCGAAATCAAGGGCCGGCGCAATCTGGCCACCTCCTGCTCGACGCCGGTTGCTGAAGGAATGGAAATCCAGACTGCTTCCGACCGCGTCATCCGTTCGCGCAATCTCAATCTGGAGATGATTTTCGCCGAGCATATCGAGAAGTGCGCCACCTGCGTCTGGCGCTTGAATTGCAAGCTCTTGGCCTATTCGGCCAAATACAAGATACTTTTAACTACCTTCAAAGACCGCAAGGGCAGCCGCCAGACCTATAAATTCGAGAACGCGGTCGAGCTTGACGGCACGCAATGCATCGATTGCCGCAACTGCATCGACGCCTGTTCCAAGCTGCAGAAGATCAATTATCTGCAGATCAAGGGCAAGGGCTCTGATCAGGAAATATGCCCGACCGATGACAAGAACGTCGCCTGCATCCTGTGCGGCCAGTGCGCCGTACATTGCCCGGTCAGTTCGGCGCAGGAGCAATACCACTATCAAGAGGTTCAGAAAATAATCAAGGAAGGGAAGAAGACCGTCGTCATCCAATTCGCGCCGTCGATCCGAGTCTCGATCGGCGAGGAGTTCAACCTGCCTTACGGCGCGATCGTAACCGAACAGCTGGTCGAAGCGATGAAGCTTCTGGGCTTCAGATATGTTTTTGATGTCAATTTCGCTGCGGATGTCACGACCATGGTTGAGGCAGGCGAATTGATCGAGCGGATAAAGAGCAACGGCACCATGCCGATGCTGACTTCTTGCTGCCCGGCTTGGGTGCGTTACGTCGAGTATTATCGCCCCGACCTGATACCGAACCTGACGACCTCGCGTTCGCCGCAGATCCATCTTGGAGGCATCATCAAGACATTCTGGGCCGAGCAAGCCAAGATCGATCCGAAGAACATCGTCGTCGTTTCGGTCATGCCCTGTACAGCCAAGAAGTACGAAGCTGCCCGCGCAGAGCTCAAGGTCGATGGCAATAATCCTGTCGATTACGTCCTGACTACGCGCGAGTTGGCCTTCATGATCAAGACAGCCAATATCGATTTCGCAAAACTGAAAGGCATCAAGGCGGATGAGCCGTTGGGAGAATATACCGGAGCGGCAGCGCTGTATGGCGGTTCCGGAGGAGTAATGGAGTCAGCTCTGCGCACTGCCCAAGCCGTGATCTGCGGCGAAGACAGTCCGCTCTGCCATGACCGCTTGGAATTTTTGGATGCGCGCGGCCTGGACGGCATCAAGGAAGCGACAGTCGAGATGGGACAGCGTAAGCTGAAAGTGGCTGTCATCAACGGCATCGGGCATTGGAAGGATTTCGAGCCAAGACTCAAGGAATTCGATTATATCGAGGTCATGTCCTGCCCAGGCGGCTGCATCGGCGGCGGCGGAGAACCGATCCCGACTACCGATGCCATCCGCAAGGCCCGCGCGGCTGCCTTGTTGGGGATTGACCGCGACATGCCTGTGCGTGAGGCGCACAAGAACCAAGGGGTCAAGAGGGTCTTGGCTTGGCTCGAGCAGCGAGGCAAGGCCTTGGAGCACGGCGTCTTGCATACGAAATATATAAAAAGAAGGTAA
- the gap gene encoding type I glyceraldehyde-3-phosphate dehydrogenase: protein MNVAINGFGRIGRASFKALLEKKSIKVVAINDLTDTETLAHLLKYDSCYGIYDKKIGHTKDAILVDGVRYPVYAVKDPTQLPWKALKVDMVIESTGRFVKQDEAGMHLTAGAKKVVISAPAKGGDVKTIVLGVNEEQLTKADTVFSMASCTTNCLAPVTSVIEKEFGIKKAIMTTVHSYTADQNLVDGPHKDLRRARAAALNIVPTSTGAAIAVAETIPSLKGNFDGGAMRVPTPTGSLCDVVYILKKNVDADIVNKAIKAATKSPKLKGVLVATDEPIVSSDIVGNPASSIVDLSLTKVLGGDLLKIVAWYDNEWGYSCRLADVCEFVGKKKLI from the coding sequence ATGAATGTCGCCATCAATGGATTCGGCCGGATTGGCCGCGCCTCTTTCAAAGCTTTGCTCGAGAAGAAGAGCATTAAAGTCGTCGCTATCAATGACCTGACAGATACCGAGACTTTGGCTCATCTATTGAAGTACGATTCCTGCTACGGTATTTATGATAAGAAAATCGGCCACACCAAGGATGCGATTTTGGTTGATGGCGTGCGGTATCCGGTTTACGCCGTAAAGGATCCGACCCAGCTGCCATGGAAGGCTTTGAAGGTCGATATGGTCATCGAGTCGACCGGCCGCTTCGTCAAGCAGGACGAAGCTGGCATGCATCTGACTGCCGGCGCCAAGAAGGTAGTCATCTCCGCGCCAGCCAAAGGCGGCGACGTCAAGACGATCGTCTTGGGAGTCAATGAAGAACAGCTGACCAAGGCAGATACCGTTTTCTCCATGGCTTCCTGCACCACCAACTGCTTAGCTCCGGTGACTTCAGTCATCGAGAAGGAATTCGGCATCAAGAAGGCGATCATGACTACGGTCCATTCCTATACCGCTGACCAGAATCTGGTTGACGGGCCGCATAAGGATCTCAGGCGCGCTCGGGCCGCTGCGTTGAACATCGTTCCGACCTCGACCGGCGCCGCTATCGCCGTGGCCGAGACCATCCCGTCGCTCAAGGGTAACTTCGATGGCGGCGCCATGCGCGTGCCGACTCCGACCGGGTCGCTCTGCGACGTGGTCTATATCCTCAAGAAGAATGTCGATGCCGATATCGTCAACAAGGCCATCAAGGCCGCGACCAAGTCGCCGAAACTGAAAGGCGTGCTGGTGGCGACCGATGAGCCGATTGTCTCTTCTGATATCGTCGGCAATCCGGCCAGCTCGATCGTCGACCTGTCCTTGACCAAGGTTTTGGGCGGAGACTTGCTCAAGATCGTTGCCTGGTATGACAACGAATGGGGCTATTCCTGCCGCTTGGCCGACGTTTGCGAATTCGTGGGCAAGAAAAAGCTAATATAG
- a CDS encoding CapA family protein codes for MERKYRLYAITAVSLLAASAFLWWPRSSGDEVSRLTHVPAIAKNKIKTVESQPSAVVASTSEIEPAAVADKGFSGLFFGDIMIDRHVATRIKNDDIASLMGGLSGESGKFFKDYDLVSANLEGAVTDKGAHYALQLTNDFAFKPATVASFKQYGFNFFNLANNHLTDQGQKGVTETRTNLSALGFGYSGCADRQIGDCSGAVKELNGTKIALLGFSMVYGDLDSAAAKLKVAEAKKQNDFVLVNVHWGTEYTHQFSKKQQALGHALVDAGADAVIGHHPHVTQGIERYKGKPIFYSLGNFIFDQYFSRDTQESLAIGLFMEPGTTTVRIFPLKQKRSVPELMNGKEKDAFLLKVSDWSTSEQEFKEVIKSGIFTLNE; via the coding sequence ATGGAAAGAAAATATCGGCTATATGCAATTACCGCAGTTTCGCTTTTGGCTGCCTCCGCCTTTTTGTGGTGGCCCCGTTCAAGCGGCGACGAGGTGAGTCGGCTTACGCACGTACCAGCCATTGCCAAGAACAAGATTAAGACGGTCGAGTCCCAGCCCTCGGCCGTGGTAGCCTCAACTTCAGAGATCGAGCCAGCGGCCGTAGCGGACAAGGGTTTTTCCGGGCTATTTTTCGGCGATATCATGATCGACCGCCATGTTGCGACGAGGATCAAGAATGATGATATCGCCTCGCTCATGGGCGGCTTGAGCGGTGAAAGCGGCAAATTTTTCAAGGATTATGACTTGGTGTCAGCCAATTTGGAGGGAGCGGTTACCGACAAAGGGGCCCACTATGCTCTGCAGTTGACCAATGACTTCGCTTTCAAGCCGGCAACCGTCGCCAGCTTCAAGCAATATGGTTTTAATTTTTTTAATCTGGCCAATAACCACTTGACCGATCAGGGCCAGAAGGGCGTAACGGAGACGAGAACGAATCTGTCAGCGCTTGGGTTCGGGTATTCGGGGTGTGCGGATAGGCAGATCGGCGATTGCAGCGGTGCGGTAAAGGAACTGAATGGCACGAAGATCGCCTTGCTCGGTTTCAGCATGGTCTATGGCGATCTTGATTCAGCGGCTGCTAAGCTGAAAGTGGCTGAAGCTAAGAAGCAGAACGATTTTGTCTTGGTGAACGTACACTGGGGTACCGAATACACCCATCAGTTTTCCAAAAAGCAGCAAGCCCTCGGACATGCCTTGGTAGACGCGGGTGCCGATGCGGTTATCGGCCATCATCCTCATGTGACTCAGGGCATCGAGAGGTATAAGGGCAAGCCTATTTTTTACTCTTTAGGAAATTTCATCTTCGACCAATATTTTTCGCGTGATACCCAGGAGAGTTTGGCCATCGGCCTGTTTATGGAACCGGGCACGACCACGGTCCGTATTTTTCCGCTGAAGCAGAAGCGGAGCGTGCCAGAACTGATGAACGGGAAGGAAAAAGACGCTTTCTTGCTCAAAGTTAGCGACTGGTCGACCTCGGAACAGGAATTCAAGGAAGTGATCAAGTCAGGGATTTTTACTTTGAATGAATAG
- a CDS encoding elongation factor Ts yields MAISLELIKELREKSGAGMADCKNALTEANGDLEQAMDVLRKKGIAKAAKRSDRETGEGLVKVATNEDNNEGYMFSVCAETDFVVRSEQFQAFAAKLLEVVKAARVDSKEALMDIDLDNAGTVGQAIEALSSVVGEKIELKQYATLTSGGTVAAYSHAGEQIGALVALDRPNAQELARDLAMQVAAANPKCSVPGEVAAEELQREKDIYAEQLKKEGKPEAMIEKIMTGKINKYYEEVCLTEQEFIKDDTKKIKDLLAGAKVEKFVRFAL; encoded by the coding sequence ATGGCTATTTCACTCGAACTCATTAAGGAACTCCGTGAAAAATCCGGCGCCGGCATGGCCGACTGTAAGAACGCCTTGACCGAGGCCAATGGCGATCTCGAACAGGCGATGGACGTCCTGCGCAAGAAAGGCATCGCCAAAGCCGCTAAGAGGAGCGATCGCGAGACCGGCGAAGGCCTGGTCAAAGTCGCGACTAACGAAGACAATAACGAAGGTTATATGTTTTCTGTCTGCGCTGAGACCGATTTCGTGGTGCGCAGCGAGCAGTTCCAGGCCTTCGCAGCCAAGCTGCTCGAGGTAGTCAAAGCGGCACGTGTCGATTCTAAAGAGGCTTTGATGGATATCGATCTGGACAACGCCGGCACTGTCGGCCAGGCAATCGAAGCTTTGAGCTCGGTCGTAGGCGAGAAGATCGAATTGAAACAATATGCTACCCTGACTTCCGGCGGAACGGTCGCAGCTTATTCCCACGCTGGCGAGCAGATCGGCGCTTTGGTCGCCCTCGACCGCCCGAATGCGCAGGAGCTGGCTCGGGATCTGGCCATGCAGGTTGCTGCCGCCAATCCGAAGTGCTCTGTGCCGGGTGAGGTAGCTGCCGAGGAACTCCAGCGCGAGAAGGATATCTATGCCGAGCAGCTGAAGAAGGAGGGCAAGCCGGAGGCGATGATCGAGAAGATCATGACCGGCAAGATCAATAAATACTATGAAGAAGTCTGCCTGACCGAACAGGAATTCATCAAGGACGATACTAAGAAGATCAAGGACCTTTTGGCCGGAGCCAAGGTCGAGAAATTCGTGCGCTTCGCGCTTTAA
- the rpsB gene encoding 30S ribosomal protein S2, whose translation MYELPTLEEMLKAGMHFGHRTSKWHPKMAPYIFGSRNGVHVINLAKSRRMLVEALNVLEQAAADGKTVLLVGSKTQVKASLKQVALESGMPFVNEGWLGGTITNFAVIRKAIQKYKTLTAEKEAGKLDKYTKKERLQIDREIARLDKKVGGLVNLNKAPDMMFVWDIKEEETAVTEALKRQIPIIAICDTNVNPQNITHIIPSNDDATKTIKMILALVGQALQTGRDKAKVAPTTTEKQ comes from the coding sequence ATGTACGAACTCCCAACACTGGAGGAAATGCTTAAGGCTGGTATGCATTTCGGCCACCGCACCTCCAAATGGCACCCCAAGATGGCGCCATACATTTTCGGTTCACGCAACGGCGTGCACGTCATCAACCTGGCAAAAAGCCGCCGCATGCTGGTCGAGGCCTTGAACGTCCTTGAACAGGCTGCCGCTGACGGCAAGACCGTCCTCTTGGTCGGTTCCAAGACCCAGGTCAAGGCTTCGCTGAAGCAGGTCGCTTTAGAGTCTGGCATGCCTTTCGTCAATGAAGGCTGGCTGGGCGGCACCATCACCAACTTCGCCGTCATCCGCAAGGCGATCCAGAAGTACAAGACGCTGACAGCTGAAAAAGAAGCTGGCAAGCTGGACAAGTATACCAAGAAAGAACGTTTGCAGATCGATCGCGAGATCGCCCGTCTGGACAAGAAGGTCGGCGGCTTGGTCAACCTGAACAAGGCTCCTGACATGATGTTCGTTTGGGACATCAAGGAAGAAGAGACTGCCGTTACCGAAGCCCTGAAGCGCCAGATTCCGATCATCGCCATCTGCGATACCAACGTCAATCCGCAAAACATCACTCATATCATACCGTCGAACGACGATGCGACCAAGACCATCAAGATGATCTTGGCTCTCGTCGGACAGGCCCTCCAGACCGGCCGTGACAAGGCTAAGGTCGCTCCGACAACCACTGAAAAGCAGTAA
- the rpmE gene encoding 50S ribosomal protein L31 encodes MKQATHPAYYPEAKVSCACGNTFVTGSTEAEIKTELCSACHPFYTGKQKLIDTARRVEKFQAKKSTAKTEIRSKKAKLATKAEAKAGKKNEK; translated from the coding sequence ATGAAACAGGCAACCCACCCGGCATACTACCCGGAAGCGAAAGTCAGCTGCGCTTGCGGCAATACCTTTGTCACTGGTTCGACCGAGGCCGAGATCAAGACCGAACTCTGCTCCGCTTGCCATCCGTTCTACACCGGCAAGCAGAAGCTGATCGATACCGCCCGTCGCGTCGAGAAGTTCCAAGCCAAAAAGAGCACTGCCAAGACTGAGATCCGCTCCAAGAAAGCCAAGCTCGCCACCAAGGCCGAGGCCAAGGCTGGCAAGAAGAACGAAAAATAG
- the prfA gene encoding peptide chain release factor 1, producing MYAEVIEKFKELEQKLSDPAVVNDLERLKLVSKEHADLKEIAEMANELNQALEHIRQNEEMLNEETDEELKEMAQAELEPLRSKTKELIEQIEAELHPADPDDKKNIIMEIRAGTGGDESALFAADLFRMYSLFAGKMGWKLELLDSNTTGIGGYKEVVFSVAGKNVYSNLKFESGTHRVQRVPETEKAGRIHTSAATVAVLPEATEVEVQISAADLRIDTYAASGPGGQKVNTTNSAIRITHLPTGLVVTCQDQKSQQQNKVKAMEVLRTRLYEKMRHDQQQAEAAERKSQIGSGDRSEKIRTYNFPQDRITDHRINTTWHSITRVMDGNMDEMVAALKQAEVALRQKQ from the coding sequence ATGTACGCCGAAGTCATCGAAAAATTCAAAGAGCTCGAGCAGAAGCTATCCGATCCAGCCGTCGTGAACGACCTGGAAAGGTTGAAGCTGGTCTCAAAGGAGCATGCCGACCTGAAAGAAATCGCCGAGATGGCCAACGAACTCAACCAAGCCCTGGAGCACATCAGGCAGAACGAGGAGATGCTCAATGAGGAAACGGACGAAGAGCTGAAGGAGATGGCGCAAGCCGAACTCGAGCCGCTCAGATCCAAAACCAAAGAGCTGATCGAACAGATTGAAGCCGAACTGCACCCGGCCGACCCCGACGACAAGAAGAACATCATCATGGAGATCCGCGCCGGCACCGGCGGTGACGAATCGGCCTTGTTCGCGGCCGATCTCTTCCGCATGTATTCCCTGTTCGCCGGCAAGATGGGCTGGAAGTTGGAACTTCTCGATTCGAATACCACCGGCATCGGCGGCTATAAGGAAGTTGTCTTCTCTGTCGCCGGCAAGAATGTTTACTCCAACCTGAAATTCGAAAGCGGCACCCACCGCGTCCAGCGCGTACCCGAGACCGAGAAAGCCGGACGCATTCACACCTCTGCCGCGACAGTCGCCGTACTGCCGGAAGCAACCGAAGTCGAAGTCCAGATCAGCGCCGCCGACCTACGTATCGATACCTACGCCGCCTCCGGTCCGGGCGGACAGAAGGTCAACACCACTAACTCCGCCATTCGTATCACTCATTTGCCGACCGGCCTGGTCGTCACCTGCCAGGATCAGAAATCGCAGCAGCAGAACAAGGTCAAGGCCATGGAAGTCTTGCGCACCCGCCTTTACGAAAAGATGCGCCACGACCAGCAGCAGGCCGAAGCCGCCGAACGCAAATCGCAAATCGGCTCGGGCGACCGCTCGGAAAAGATCCGCACTTACAATTTTCCCCAAGACCGCATCACCGACCACCGCATCAACACAACCTGGCACTCCATCACCCGCGTCATGGACGGCAATATGGACGAGATGGTCGCCGCCTTGAAGCAGGCCGAGGTCGCCTTGCGGCAGAAACAATAA
- the prmC gene encoding peptide chain release factor N(5)-glutamine methyltransferase yields MNTIKTTLQRFPSISRLEIETIIAHVLKKTREFILISPEHEITRSQIGRIGKLVQRREEGEPLAYLTGHKEFYGLDFSVDSNVLVPRPETELIIDELLAQAAKKSPAAIIDVGTGSGCIAITLAKLLNDRSIKFFAIDISEPALRIAKRNAHKHGVGRRVRFVAGDLLSPLPKFKIEAGSRVIITANLPYLSPSQIDASPSIRKEPRLALESGADGLKHYRQLFRQIRQSGFTDFNLLCEIDETQGASMAALIRKELPQAKFEIKQDLGHYDRLAVINSK; encoded by the coding sequence ATGAACACCATCAAGACAACCCTACAACGTTTTCCAAGCATCTCGCGATTAGAAATCGAGACTATTATCGCCCATGTCCTGAAAAAAACACGCGAATTCATTTTGATTTCACCGGAACACGAGATTACGCGCAGCCAAATCGGCCGCATCGGAAAGCTGGTCCAGCGGCGCGAAGAAGGCGAGCCGTTGGCATACCTGACTGGCCACAAAGAATTCTACGGCCTGGATTTTTCGGTCGACTCAAACGTCCTTGTGCCGCGCCCCGAAACCGAATTGATCATCGACGAGCTCCTAGCTCAAGCCGCCAAAAAATCACCGGCCGCCATCATCGATGTCGGCACCGGCTCAGGCTGCATCGCTATCACCTTGGCCAAACTGCTCAATGACCGCTCAATCAAGTTCTTCGCCATAGATATCTCTGAACCAGCGTTAAGGATCGCGAAACGGAACGCGCACAAACATGGCGTAGGCCGAAGAGTCCGGTTCGTCGCTGGCGACCTGCTCTCGCCTTTGCCGAAATTCAAGATCGAAGCGGGTTCACGAGTCATCATCACCGCCAATCTGCCTTACTTGTCTCCGTCGCAGATTGACGCCTCGCCCTCAATACGGAAAGAACCGCGCCTCGCCCTCGAATCAGGCGCTGACGGGCTCAAGCACTATCGACAGCTTTTCCGCCAGATCCGCCAATCAGGATTTACCGACTTCAACCTGCTTTGCGAAATCGATGAAACCCAGGGCGCAAGCATGGCCGCGCTCATCCGCAAAGAGCTGCCGCAAGCGAAGTTCGAAATCAAGCAAGACCTCGGTCATTACGACCGCTTAGCTGTCATCAATTCAAAATAA
- a CDS encoding 50S ribosomal protein L25, protein MSEAIKLAALSREVKTEKPNKLRKEGLLPAVVYGHEFANQAIKVNARDFDKVLSQAGETHLVDLSIDGKSQVKVIVYDVSREQVKGRVQHVDFLKVNMKEKLTVEIPLHFVGESKAVRDFGAVVNRANDHVEVECLPDDLVDSIEVDLSVLNEFGDTITIADLKMPKGMTATHESDETIVSLVEQEKQEEAPVVEAEAAPAAEKKAE, encoded by the coding sequence ATGAGTGAAGCAATCAAATTGGCGGCGCTGAGCCGTGAAGTAAAAACAGAGAAACCGAACAAATTGCGCAAAGAAGGCTTGCTGCCAGCCGTTGTTTACGGCCACGAATTTGCCAACCAGGCAATCAAAGTCAACGCCCGGGATTTCGATAAGGTGCTCTCCCAGGCTGGAGAAACCCACTTGGTCGATTTGTCTATCGATGGCAAATCACAGGTCAAGGTCATCGTTTATGACGTCTCGCGCGAGCAGGTCAAAGGCCGTGTGCAGCACGTCGATTTCCTTAAGGTTAATATGAAAGAGAAGCTGACGGTCGAGATTCCGCTGCATTTCGTCGGCGAATCGAAGGCGGTCAGGGATTTCGGTGCGGTCGTCAATCGCGCCAATGACCACGTCGAGGTGGAATGCTTGCCTGACGATTTGGTGGACAGCATCGAGGTTGATCTGTCAGTGCTCAACGAATTCGGCGATACTATCACCATCGCTGATCTGAAGATGCCAAAGGGCATGACTGCCACCCATGAGTCCGACGAGACTATCGTCAGTCTGGTCGAGCAGGAGAAGCAGGAAGAAGCCCCAGTTGTCGAAGCTGAAGCCGCTCCGGCCGCAGAAAAGAAAGCAGAATAG
- the rodA gene encoding rod shape-determining protein RodA — MDWIMVASVLLLLAIGLVEIYSVALGRGGADLLNFKKQILFIIIGFVLMFALAFLDYHWLRSFGNYFYLIGVIALVAVLVFGKVINGTRGWFDIFGFGVQPVEFIKFVLILFLARYFSASSLKVAPVKHLVVTGLGTLLFFVLVLLQPDFGSGLLLFALWLSIIILAGSEKKYLITLFLVVAVMFGAAWSFYFKPYQKERIMTFLNPSFNPLDQGYNVAQAIIAVGSGGLTGRGIGFGSQSQLKFLPESQTDFIFAVVAEELGFLGVGLVLLFFGVFFYRCLASVRQAKNDFGVFFTLGVLTLIFIEMFVNIGMNLGVLPVIGIALPFLSYGGSSIIMNLMMVGVLQSIVIRSRISY; from the coding sequence ATGGATTGGATAATGGTGGCCTCGGTGCTGCTATTATTAGCTATCGGCTTAGTCGAAATATATAGCGTCGCTCTGGGAAGGGGTGGCGCTGATTTGCTTAATTTCAAGAAGCAGATTCTTTTCATAATCATCGGCTTTGTCCTGATGTTCGCCCTGGCTTTTCTGGATTATCATTGGCTTAGGAGTTTCGGTAATTATTTTTATTTGATCGGCGTCATCGCTTTGGTGGCGGTGCTGGTTTTCGGAAAAGTCATCAACGGCACCCGCGGCTGGTTCGATATCTTCGGTTTCGGCGTCCAACCGGTGGAGTTCATCAAATTTGTCCTGATCCTGTTTCTGGCCCGCTATTTTTCAGCGTCTTCCTTGAAAGTCGCACCGGTCAAGCATCTGGTTGTCACTGGTCTCGGAACCTTGTTGTTTTTCGTCTTAGTGCTCTTGCAGCCGGACTTCGGTTCGGGGCTGCTTCTTTTTGCCTTGTGGTTATCGATCATCATCCTGGCCGGTTCGGAAAAGAAGTATCTGATAACCCTATTCCTGGTGGTGGCGGTAATGTTTGGCGCTGCCTGGTCGTTCTATTTCAAGCCGTACCAGAAGGAGCGTATCATGACCTTCCTTAATCCTTCATTCAATCCGCTGGACCAGGGGTATAACGTCGCCCAAGCCATCATCGCTGTCGGCTCTGGCGGCTTGACCGGCCGCGGCATCGGCTTCGGCTCCCAGTCCCAGCTCAAATTCTTGCCCGAAAGCCAGACCGACTTCATTTTCGCCGTCGTGGCCGAGGAGCTGGGGTTTCTCGGCGTGGGGCTGGTGCTGTTATTTTTCGGCGTCTTCTTTTACCGCTGCCTGGCCAGCGTGCGCCAAGCCAAGAATGACTTCGGCGTCTTCTTCACTCTCGGCGTTTTGACCCTTATTTTTATCGAGATGTTCGTCAATATCGGCATGAATCTCGGCGTTTTGCCGGTCATCGGCATCGCTTTGCCCTTTTTGAGCTATGGCGGCAGTTCGATCATTATGAACCTGATGATGGTCGGGGTCTTGCAAAGCATCGTAATCCGGTCTAGAATAAGTTATTAA